GGCCGCACACGCAAAGCGGGGGACCGACTGGGACTACCAGCAGGTCTACCGTCGCCTGCAGGAAGCTGGCCTCGACAGCGTGCCCGGGACAGCCGCCGAGATCCTCGTCGACGAGGTTCGGGACGTGATCTGTCCGGCGAAAATCGACAGTAGCGAGTGGCTCGCAGCGATGGAGGCCGCCGCCGACGTGGGCCTAGACACCACTGCGACGATCATGTACGGCCACGTCGAGAACGAAGCCCACCGGGCGATTCACCTCGAGCGCGTCCGTGATCTCCAGGATCGGACCGGCGCGATCACGGAGTTCGTGCCGCTCTCGTTTGTCCATCCAAACACACCGCTTGCCGAGAATGGGATGGTCGAGAGCGGTGCCACCCGGGCCGAAGACGAGCTCATGATCGCCGTCTCGCGGCTGTTCCTGGACAATATCGAACACATCCAGTCGTCCTGGGTCAAGTACGGCGACGAGTTCGGCCTGAAGCTGCTCTCTTGTGGCGCCGACGACTTCATGGGGACGATCCTCTCCGAGGAGATCACCACTCGGGCGGGCGGGGAGTTTGGCCAGTTTCGATCGTTTGGGGATTACGCGGAGCTGGTCCGGTCGGTCGGCCGGATTCCGGTCGAACGATCGACGGACTACCGGCAGCGCGAACCGATCCGGGGCGAGCCTCCGGGACCGCGACTCGGCCCACAGGCCGACGGGACGCCGCTGATCGAGTGAGCGAGGGGGGACAAGACAGGCGTCAAGCGCGACGCTTACCCGGGAAGCTCGCTCGAACACTGCTTGCAGTAGGCGAACGATCGGTCGTTCCCCACGCCACACTCGGGACAGCGAACTTCGTCGTGGCCGATGGTTTCGTCACGAGCCGGCTCGCTGTCGGCCGGGTGTTCGGGCGGAATCTGATAGCCCAGTTCTTCGAGGTTCGACTGTTCGGGTCCTCGGGTGGGATCCATCTTGATCGGCCCCATGCCACCCCCGACAGGCCCGCCGCGTTTCCTGGTGAGCAAGCCACCGAGGCCGAGGAGGAACACACTCACCACGAGAGCGAGCAGATCACCAGTCCTCAGCGTCGCCAGTGACTGCCCGGGCGCACCAACGATGCGCATCACGACGACGAGAAACAGGATCATGCCGGCAAAATAGCTCACAAGCGCAGCCCCCTGCCAGATCAATTGCTTCCGGAGTGACTCGCGCATACGTGCGCTAGGGCCGCCGAACGTATCAAATCACGTCCCAGTCGATCCGTTTCGGCCGTCGTGCTCGCTTAGAACCGCCCGGAACCGCTCGCCAACGTCGTCCTCTGCGCGGATCGCTTCCAATACGGGTTCTCCAAGCCACGCCTCGTCGACGTAGCGTTCGTAGACCGGCAGTCGCTCACGCAGGGGGACGCCAGCCGAATCGGCAATGGCACGCAATTCCGCCAGTGCCGGCCACGCATATTCGGGGTTGACGTGATCGTCGGTAACCGGCGAGACGCCACCCAGGTCATCGACCCCACAGTCGAGTAACTCCCGCGTCCGGGCGAGATTGGGCGGGACCTGGACGCTGATTTCTTCGGGCAATGCCGCCCGGGCCATCGCGACCGTCCGACGCATGGTCGCCAGGTCGGGTCGGCCACCGTCCCAGCGCTCGTTCGGCGAGACGGGCTGGACGATCACCTCCTGAATGTGACCGTATCGCTCGTGGAGTTGTGCGATCGCGAGCAAGCTCTCGGCCCGATCCGTCCAGTCCTCGCCGATGCCGACGAGGATCCCCGTCGTGAAAGGGATCCCGAGTTCGCCGGCCGTCCGGATCGTCGTGAGTCGCTGACCCGGTTCTTTCCGGCGCGACCCAGCGTGGGCGCGGACATCGGCGGTCGTCTCCAGCATCACGCCCATGCTTGCGTTGACGTCGGCGACCTGGCTCATTTGCTCGCGGGTCTGATCGCCGGGATTGGCGTGAGGCAGGAGACCCTCTTCGAGCGCAATCTCGCAGGCCTCCCGGAGATAGGAGTGAATGGAGTCGTGGCCGTACGACTGGAGTTGCTCGTAAATCGCCTCGTAGCGATCGTCCGGGTCGTCACCGAAGGTAAACAGGGCTTCCGTACACCCGGCACCGGCACCCTCCCGGCAGATCTCTCGCACTTCCTCGGGAGAGAGCAGCGACGCCTCCCCTGGCGGATCGTAGTACGTGCAGTAGGTGCAGGTGTACCGGCACGCGGTCGTCAGCGGGACGAAGACGTTCCGGGCGAAGCTCAGCGCCGGCGCGGCCGAGACGTCCGCCGGACCGACCGAAAGCAGTCGCTCCCGCTCGTCGGGGTCGATTTCGACGTCGACATCGTCGGCCTCGGCGCTGGGGATCACGATTCTATACAGTGGCTCGGCACAGCCCGGACAAAAGCATTCTGCCAGCGGGGTATATTCACCGCTCGACGCCGACGCGACCGCTCTCGACGGCGAGTTCGAAGCCTGCCTCACGAAGCCACGCGACCGCCTCGCCCTGGCCGTGTAACAGGACCTCCGCGAGGTCGGCCGGCTCGTCCACGTCGGTCGCCAGCCTGTAGGAGTCGACCTCCGTCACGTCCGCGCCCACGTCGGCGGCGATCGCCCGATGATCACGGATCGAGGCGTCGTGGTAGTCGACGCGGAAGTCAGGATGCCGAGCGACGATGGCGTTGGTCCCCCCGCCGCGACCGGGCGCGAGGACGACACCACTGTCCGCAGCGAACAGCCGTTCGATCGCCGCAGGTGTTACGAGTGCCAAGTCAGCGACGATCACGGCGGCTGGTTCGTCTATTTCGCGAAGTCGGGCATTGACAGCGGCCGAGAGCGGGCGGTCGTCGACCGTGACGGGCGCGTCGCTGTCGATCGAATCGGTCGCGATCAGCTCCGGCTGGCCGCCAGCCGCCCGGACAGCACGCACGACGTCACGGCACATACTTCGAGCGAACGACGATCGCTCGGCCGGCGAAAGGATAGACGTGAGTCTGGTCTTGGGATCGCTCGCGTCGAACGGAACGAAAACGCGCATGCGGAATCCGCCAGGTTAGCGGAGTTTGTCGTAGCTCTCCTGCTGGGAGCGCCAGTAGTAGATGCCGCCACCGACCAGTACCAGAACGACCAAACCACCGGCACCGTAGAGGATCAACTGGGTCGTCTGGGCGGACTGTTCAGCCGATTCGGCGGCGTCGATCGCACTCTGTGAGAGGTTCTCCGCGTTCGGGAAGTTTTCGTTTTCGTAAGCAGAGATTGCGCTGTCCAGGTCGCTCCGGGCGTCGTCGCTGCTGGAATCGTTGACGGCCTGGTCGGCCTCGTCGATCAACTGGCGGGCCGATTGACTGTCCGGCGTGTAGTGATGGACAGAGATCGTCCGAATCTCGTTGACGTTGTTGCCCTGGACGCGATCGAACTGGGCAGCAGTGAACGACTGAGGCGGATCGTACGAATACGCCTCGACGGGCGGGACGTCACCAGTGATCGTCACGTTGACGTGCTTGAGGTTCTCCTCGCCGCTGATTGCCACCTCGAAGTCGGTGGCCCCGTCGAATTGGGTGGTGTTCTCCTCGCCGCTGGGTGTGACTTTCGTCACCGTCCAGCCGGTCACGTTTGTGAGTGCAGTTGTCCCGTTGAGCCGCCACTGATCGGACGTCTCATAGACGTTCGTGATCGTGGCCGAGACCGTAATTTCCTCGCCGACCTGTGCCTCATCTGGTGTGTCCGTCTGGACGGACGCGGCAGTCACTGCGCCGACCGCAGCGAACGTGAGCACCAGCACCGCCAACAGGGCAACGCCCTTAGAAGAGCGGATCCAACTCATCTTCCTCGTCTTCGACCAACGCCTCTAAGTTCTCTTCGCTTTCGTCTCGAATATCGTCGATGTTGTCCTGGGCTTCGATGGCGACTTGCTGGAGTTCCTTGACGCGAGGGACGTTGTGGACGCCCGACAGGAGGATGACCGACGCGACGTAACTGGAGTCGGTGACGGGGTAATCGCCACCGCGAACTTCCATGCTTCCGGTCTGTTCTTCGAGCCACTTGCGACCGCGTTCGATGCCTTTGCGGTTGAGTTCCCGGGGCGGACCGGAAAGAACAAGCAGCGCACGCTCGGCACCGTCGATCTCACACGGTAAGGTCAGCCGACCGAGTGCGGCTTTCCGAACCAACGAGGTGATCCGGTTGGTCGTATTTGCCGTGTCCATGCTGTCTCTGGACTCGTCGCCACGGAACCGCGAGAGTAAGCCACTCCCCGAATCGTCGAGATCGACTTCCTCGGCAGCGTACCCGACCGTCGAGACGCCACCACCGCCAAGCGTATTGATGATCTCACTGGAGTCGACGACGCTTTCTGCAACCTCGCCGGACTGTTCGACCTCGCCGGCGCCAAAGAGGATGCCAAAGCGCTTGACGATCTCGTCGTTGATCTCGGCATAGCCGGCTTCCATGGATTCGCCGGTCTTGCGCCAGGCGTCGTTGTCGAACACCAGCATGTTGTCGACTTCTCTGACGAACGTCTGGAACGAGCGAGCGGCGTTCAGCGTGTAGATACCACCCTCGTCGCTCCCGGGCAGAATCCCCAGTCCGTAGACCGGTTCGGTGTAGATACGCTTGAGGTGTTTCGCCAGAACGGGCGAGCCCCCCGAGCCGGTCCCACCGCCCAGACCGGCAATGATGAGGAACGCGTCGACCTCGTGGACCGGAATGTTATCGATGGCCCCCTGAACCTCGTCGATATCCTCCTCGGCGATCTCCGCGCCGAGTTCGTTGTCTGCCCCGACGCCATGGCCCTTGACGCGGGCCTGGCCGATCAGGACGCGATTCTCTTCCGGAACGCGGTCGAGTCCGAGCAAGTCGGCTTTCGCGGTGTTGACCGCGACCGCCGAGCGGACGATCCCGCTGCCGGTTCGTTCGTCGTACTCCAGGAATTTGTCGACGATTTTCCCGCCGGCCTGCCCGAAGCCGATCATGGCGAGTTTCATAAGTGATTCTCTTGTCGTGAAGACAGTCGGATTACGGGTATAAGCTTTTTGCCAGCGTGCGTGCGCGTCTCTCCCGCGATACAGCAAACGTGTGCGTGCCTGCTGGGAGAACTGCACAACCGACGA
The sequence above is drawn from the Halorhabdus sp. CBA1104 genome and encodes:
- the cofC gene encoding 2-phospho-L-lactate guanylyltransferase, producing MRVFVPFDASDPKTRLTSILSPAERSSFARSMCRDVVRAVRAAGGQPELIATDSIDSDAPVTVDDRPLSAAVNARLREIDEPAAVIVADLALVTPAAIERLFAADSGVVLAPGRGGGTNAIVARHPDFRVDYHDASIRDHRAIAADVGADVTEVDSYRLATDVDEPADLAEVLLHGQGEAVAWLREAGFELAVESGRVGVER
- a CDS encoding tubulin/FtsZ family protein; the encoded protein is MKLAMIGFGQAGGKIVDKFLEYDERTGSGIVRSAVAVNTAKADLLGLDRVPEENRVLIGQARVKGHGVGADNELGAEIAEEDIDEVQGAIDNIPVHEVDAFLIIAGLGGGTGSGGSPVLAKHLKRIYTEPVYGLGILPGSDEGGIYTLNAARSFQTFVREVDNMLVFDNDAWRKTGESMEAGYAEINDEIVKRFGILFGAGEVEQSGEVAESVVDSSEIINTLGGGGVSTVGYAAEEVDLDDSGSGLLSRFRGDESRDSMDTANTTNRITSLVRKAALGRLTLPCEIDGAERALLVLSGPPRELNRKGIERGRKWLEEQTGSMEVRGGDYPVTDSSYVASVILLSGVHNVPRVKELQQVAIEAQDNIDDIRDESEENLEALVEDEEDELDPLF
- the cofH gene encoding 7,8-didemethyl-8-hydroxy-5-deazariboflavin synthase subunit CofH, with translation MAAEQVGTNVPRGEFDFDRHSTSDQHFENALRKARDRDRLTVADAIELLTTGSEHNGIDPERKEAVLEAADRRRAEIVGEEVTVVANLNNNVTTACDTGCLFCNFKDSAEQFRADRPDDHPGFTKTPAESREIVAKALERGIYEVTSVSGLHPAFGLDDEHRTILEGSDEEGVNYRSPGTYSTDPGTYVEQIEAMSVGGVHVHSMTPEEAAHAKRGTDWDYQQVYRRLQEAGLDSVPGTAAEILVDEVRDVICPAKIDSSEWLAAMEAAADVGLDTTATIMYGHVENEAHRAIHLERVRDLQDRTGAITEFVPLSFVHPNTPLAENGMVESGATRAEDELMIAVSRLFLDNIEHIQSSWVKYGDEFGLKLLSCGADDFMGTILSEEITTRAGGEFGQFRSFGDYAELVRSVGRIPVERSTDYRQREPIRGEPPGPRLGPQADGTPLIE
- the cofG gene encoding 7,8-didemethyl-8-hydroxy-5-deazariboflavin synthase subunit CofG is translated as MIPSAEADDVDVEIDPDERERLLSVGPADVSAAPALSFARNVFVPLTTACRYTCTYCTYYDPPGEASLLSPEEVREICREGAGAGCTEALFTFGDDPDDRYEAIYEQLQSYGHDSIHSYLREACEIALEEGLLPHANPGDQTREQMSQVADVNASMGVMLETTADVRAHAGSRRKEPGQRLTTIRTAGELGIPFTTGILVGIGEDWTDRAESLLAIAQLHERYGHIQEVIVQPVSPNERWDGGRPDLATMRRTVAMARAALPEEISVQVPPNLARTRELLDCGVDDLGGVSPVTDDHVNPEYAWPALAELRAIADSAGVPLRERLPVYERYVDEAWLGEPVLEAIRAEDDVGERFRAVLSEHDGRNGSTGT